The Syngnathus typhle isolate RoL2023-S1 ecotype Sweden linkage group LG1, RoL_Styp_1.0, whole genome shotgun sequence genome includes a window with the following:
- the zgc:101765 gene encoding aldo-keto reductase Mvan_2161 produces MSSSTSTAPTVPLNTGVQMPLLGLGMYKLCGGEAVLQAVDASLAAGYRAFDSAAVYGNEAELGRALKELLPKYGLTREDVFITSKLGPNDQGEGATKGALHSLSNLGMDYIDLYLIHWPGTRGLDVTDQRNPGNRAQSWVALEELHAQGKLKAIGVSNYTPAHMRELMDSCKVRPAVLQVEFHPLERQAELRNVCRESGVCFQAYSSLGRGELLTDPQVVQVAENCKRTPAQVLLRWAVQQGVPVLPKSSNPERIRENARIFDFTLSDSDMGKLSALERGHRFCWDPSQVV; encoded by the exons ATGTCCTCCTCAACCTCCACTGCGCCGACCGTCCCCCTCAACACTGGGGTTCAGATGCCCCTTTTGGGTTTGGGCATGTACAAACTGTGCGGTGGCGAGGCCGTGCTCCAAGCTGTGGATGCGTCCCTGGCTGCGGGATACCGGGCCTTTGACAGCGCCGCCGTGTATGGGAATGAAGCCGAGCTGGGTCGTGCCCTCAAGGAGCTCCTACCAAAATACGGCTTGACCAGAGAGGATGTGTTCATCACCAG TAAACTGGGCCCCAACGATCAGGGCGAGGGCGCCACGAAAGGAGCCCTCCACAGCCTGTCCAACCTCGGCATGGACTACATCGACCTCTACCTGATCCACTGGCCCGGGACCCGGGGCCTGGATGTGACTGACCAGCGGAACCCAG GAAACAGAGCTCAGAGTTGGGTGGCATTGGAGGAGCTGCACGCGCAAGGGAAACTTAAGGCCATTGGGGTGTCCAACTATACGCCGGCACACATGAGGGAGCTCATGGACAGCTGTAAAGTCCGGCCCGCAGTGCTGCAG GTGGAGTTCCACCCACTTGAGCGCCAGGCCGAGCTGAGGAACGTGTGCCGGGAGTCTGGCGTGTGCTTCCAGGCCTATTCATCCCTGGGGCGGGGGGAGCTCCTCACGGATCCGCAGGTGGTCCAAGTGGCTGAGAACTGCAAGCGCACGCCCGCTCAG GTGCTGCTGCGCTGGGCGGTACAGCAGGGCGTCCCGGTGCTCCCCAAGTCGTCCAATCCGGAGCGGATCCGAGAAAACGCCAGAATCTTTGACTTCACGCTGAGTGACAGCGACATGGGCAAACTGTCAGCTTTGGAACGAGGACACAGGTTCTGCTGGGATCCCTCGCAAGTGGTTTGA
- the LOC133164130 gene encoding platelet glycoprotein Ib alpha chain — MKLFFVVLLCANFNVVTAVGGCHSDRDTNKRVLLNCTAAGLNGLPTDLERTTEVLLFPRNQFSRLPWESYQIFSKLYELDLTGNMLNQVMVSTTPLLPGLSVLRLGRNRLTSLAGGAFSACLGLTHLYLEDNAIESLSDDTFAGLSKLKVLDLTSNRIRVLPPLLLRPLVAIETLYLESNQISEVPDDWFNPREDVPYLYLSDNPWACSCSLMYLHTYLQDFSFNFYVRDGKSIEREPKSLVCQSPERSKGRAIFQLKQDDFCPPTTPQTAATTTTLAPSPTFRVTEGPNEESENSRGNGAIFGRLAMTTSSTSLPDHPSPTTALSSFTTSTASLPTTESLPTTQMASLPATTESLPITPTAYLLSAPTAVTATNSEVPRTWGWDEGGATPLRHEPGTGVFCVWLFAGIACLCAMGAVSSLMTVIRLVVLYRAAYKPLSATALVRGGGSRQVRLYGGTTAVYRSVLFVSREEEGDGPRQVYRTSLHRTPGTQVALQQWSDVLGERQNGEGGAGWRQRFSVLLRQEREGPDGRREERDWVVGAWLAQNLPSVTADCQPSH, encoded by the exons ATGAAGCTCTTCTTCGTTGTCCTCCTCTGCGCCAACTTCAACGTAGTTACGGCCGTGGGTGGTTGCCATTCCGACCGGGATACGAACAAACGTGTGCTGCTCAACTGCACAGCGGCCGGTCTCAACGGCCTTCCTACGGATCTCGAACGCACCACTGAG GTTCTCTTGTTCCCCAGGAACCAGTTTTCCAGGCTACCCTGGGAATCCTACCAGATCTTCAGCAAGCTCTACGAACTGGACCTGACAGGCAACATG CTGAATCAGGTGATGGTGAGCACCACGCCGCTTCTGCCTGGGCTCAGTGTCCTCAGACTGGGCCGCAACCGCCTCACATCTCTGGCCGGCGGGGCCTTCTCGGCTTGCCTCGGCCTGACACATCTCTACCTGGAAGACAACGCCATAGAATCTCTGAGCGACGACACATTTGCCGGACTCAGCAAGTTGAAG GTCCTCGACCTGACGTCCAATCGCATCCGGGTTCTCCCGCCGCTCTTGCTCCGCCCCCTGGTTGCCATAGAAACACTCTACCTAGAAAGCAATCAG ATCAGCGAGGTACCGGACGATTGGTTCAACCCGAGAGAAGACGTGCCCTACCTGTACCTCTCCGACAACCCGTGGGCGTGTTCCTGCAGCCTGATGTATCTACACACGTACTTGCAAGACTTCTCCTTCAACTTCTACGTGCGCGATGGGAAGAGCATCGAGAGAGAGCCAAAGAGTTTG GTGTGCCAGTCGCCGGAGCGATCTAAAGGTCGAGCGATCTTCCAACTGAAGCAGGATGACTTCTGTCCTCCTACGACGCCCCAgaccgccgccaccaccaccaccctagCGCCCAGCCCCACCTTCAGGGTCACCGAGGGTCCAAATGAGGAGAGTGAGAACAGCAGAGGCAATGGGGCCATTTTTGGGCGGCTTGCAATGACTACTTCCAGCACTTCACTTCCTGACCACCCTAGCCCCACAACCGCCCTGTCCAGCTTTACGACTTCGACCGCATCACTTCCTACGACCGAGTCACTTCCGACAACTCAAATGGCGTCGCTTCCTGCTACTACAGAGTCACTTCCGATCACTCCGACGGCATATCTTCTTTCTGCTCCCACAGCTGTAACTGCCACCAACTCTGAGGTTCCACGGACATGGGGATGGGACGAAGGTGGCGCCACTCCCCTCCGCCACGAGCCAGGGAccggtgtgttttgtgtgtggttGTTCGCCGGTATCGCATGTCTGTGTGCAATGGGGGCGGTGAGTTCCCTCATGACTGTCATTCGACTGGTGGTCTTGTACAGGGCAGCGTACAAGCCACTGAGCGCCACCGCGCTGGTGAGAGGGGGCGGATCCCGTCAGGTGAGGCTCTACGGCGGCACTACAGCGGTTTATCGTTCAGTTCTCTTTGTGAGCCGCGAAGAGGAGGGTGATGGTCCAAGGCAGGTGTACAGGACATCCCTGCACCGTACGCCCGGGACACAGGTGGCCCTGCAGCAATGGAGTGATGTGTTGGGAGAACGTCAGAACGGCGAGGGGGGTGCGGGGTGGAGGCAGCGCTTTAGCGTGCTTCTGCGGCAGGAGAGGGAGGGGCCAGACGGCAGGAGAGAGGAGCGAGATTGGGTGGTGGGTGCTTGGCTAGCGCAAAACCTACCCAGCGTGACCGCTGACTGTCAGCCCTCCCACTGA
- the LOC133164490 gene encoding WW domain-binding protein 1-like — protein sequence MEYHSSGSLPLLGRPRYCPGANANGGYLCETGHCCGETGCCTYYYELWWFWLLWTALIMFSCCCAYRHRRAKVRAQQQQRRQREISLLAYQGTASYPSSMLDLSFLASLKLPSYEEVAAQPSTPPPPYSSVFTAPRYPQPPRTADPHLLMQHDPLLHRPLSGPSSLSSDNSSSCSCDSCCPSSPCSSSPSAPLTYETDTSHASTPSEVASLPFDVAVETPPQAPHSPGCDTMPVLADTAASSKVSSPPATSPLANPIPPLLMGQDSATKMPGSPGSDGCTTPSPLAPPSTSFIPDAPSPTRSTQAPPKQTLFSPCVDVFEAEPQEEENEDDVDADESQYRHRRLTGDSGIEVCRCRVQGQEAREEDGEPERGAGEKNSVLHDSVDCPSKCAATPCHPPEEVGEVVVVVDTA from the exons ATGGAGTACCACTCCAGTGGTAGCCTGCCCCTGCTGGGGAGACCGCGCTACTGCCCTGGTGCCAACGCTAACGGCGGCTACCTGTGTGAGACGGGCCACTGCTGCGGCGAGACGGGCTGCTGCACGTACTACTATGAGCTTTGGT GGTTCTGGCTGCTGTGGACGGCCCTCATTATGTTCAGCTGCTGTTGTGCGTACCGCCACCGGCGAGCCAAAGTGCGAGCgcaacagcagcagcggcgccagcGAGAGATCAGCCTGCTAGCTTACCAGGGCACCGCCTCCTACCCGTCCTCCATGCTGGACCTCA GTTTCCTGGCGTCGCTCAAGCTGCCGTCGTACGAGGAAGTGGCGGCGCAGCCCTCCACTCCGCCGCCCCCCTACAGCTCTGTATTCACCGCGCCGCGATACCCGCAGCCCCCCCGCACTGCCGACCCCCACCTGCTCATGCAGCACGACCCGCTGCTGCACCGCCCGCTCAGCGGCCCCTCCTCACTCAGCTCGGATAACAG CTCCAGCTGCTCCTGTGACTCCTGCTGCCCCTCCTCTCCGTGTAGCTCCTCCCCCTCCGCACCCCTGACTTATGAGACAGACACAAGCCACGCTTCCACACCCAGCGAGGTGGCATCCCTCCCATTTGATGTCGCCGTGGAGACCCCCCCGCAGGCACCTCACTCTCCTGGCTGCGACACTATGCCAGTCCTCGCCGACACGGCCGCCTCCTCAAAAGTCAGCTCGCCGCCGGCCACCAGTCCGCTCGCAAACCCCATCCCACCTCTGCTCATGGGCCAGGATTCCGCTACCAAGATGCCGGGGTCACCCGGATCCGACGGGTGCACAACCCCCTCTCCCCTCGCCCCTCCCTCCACTTCTTTCATCCCGGATGCTCCCTCACCCACCCGGTCAACTCAGGCTCCGCCCAAGCAGACGCTTTTCTCACCGTGCGTGGATGTGTTTGAAGCGGAGCCGCAGGAGGAGGAGAACGAAGACGACGTGGACGCCGACGAGAGCCAATACCGTCATCGGAGACTGACGGGCGACTCGGGCATCGAGGTGTGTCGCTGCCGTGTCCAGGGGCAGGAGGCGCGGGAGGAGGACGGCGAGCCAGAGAGAGGCGCCGGAGAAAAGAACTCTGTTCTCCATGACAGCGTGGACTGTCCCTCCAAGTGCGCCGCCACACCGTGCCACCCCCCTGAGGAGGTGGGCGAAGTCGTGGTCGTCGTGGACACAGCATGA
- the badb gene encoding BCL2 associated agonist of cell death b — MAAKFSLSDSESESSEEVDEGDDGQGAAEKRKEQKENLRQGLQLTLPELRTAATTGRIRLNSESLTSAGSRDEEFQPRAEEEAGTPTDGAPFRGRSKSAPPSLWAAKKYGRQLRRMSDEFDSLLDKGELKFKSAGGTSRSIHHSKTWWSYLFSHQETESENNHHDNHANRTE, encoded by the exons ATGGCCGCAAAGTTCAGCCTCTCCGACAGCGAGTCTGAGTCCTCTGAGGAGGTAGACGAAGGGGACGACGGCCAAGGAGCCGCTGAAAAAAGAAAGGAGCAGAAGGAGAACCTCCGCCAAGGCCTTCAGCTCACCTTGCCGGAGCTCAGAACAGCAG CGACGACCGGCCGGATCCGGCTCAACTCAGAGTCCCTCACTTCAGCGGGTTCCCGAGACGAGGAGTTCCAGCCCAGGGCGGAAGAGGAGGCGGGCACGCCCACCGACGGAGCGCCATTCCGGGGACGCTCCAAGTCGGCTCCCCCTTCGCTCTGGGCCGCCAAGAAATACGGCCGGCAACTGCGACGCATGAGCGATGAGTTTGACAGCCTGTTGGATAAAGGG GAGTTGAAGTTCAAGAGCGCCGGCGGCACATCCCGGTCGATCCACCACTCCAAAACCTGGTGGAGCTATCTCTTCAGCCACCAGGAGACGGAGAGCGAGAACAACCACCATGACAACCACGCTAATCGTACCGAGTAG